In Helianthus annuus cultivar XRQ/B chromosome 9, HanXRQr2.0-SUNRISE, whole genome shotgun sequence, the following are encoded in one genomic region:
- the LOC118481805 gene encoding uncharacterized protein LOC118481805 — MTPPKGMTMWKKKFFYIKCAALAVEMTFRNVTETIIAETIAMPSLKSVQWFPQLQTIESVKLTNTQLWLLRMMLRRGKNSKPVVREKSGEDAPAWRMFAPDFEGTVETVVCADGEQDHNTIIRSNFRVPTAAALAVELPVGKGDLGALGDPEAKGVPKRQTVKGVRFRQKKIKEVTTVPHLVPQAAGISHSSFRRHKDYVIVSDTLEGLGTAAESRSGAAKKQAEDAAAGGTAAGPPVIGEKRRPEQKAAGGVETKRRRLVTKRSAPTQKKPAVVVERQDEDFSIFDAPESPPRAMGAGGTEVPSTPPVKVVPESTVQKEGTAENAAAQIFDTVDSSNNLISPNEGDDLSLRFTATGKQHSDAEPQKTGAEARQHDAGPQKSAVDKGTSSSAGGAGGMILLTTLRPAGRSWAVWGPPLKLIGLVPHRGSCV; from the exons atgactccccctaaggggatgacgatgtggaagaagaagTTCTTCTATATCAAGTGTGCTGCCCTTGCTGTGGagatgacgtttcggaatgtgaccgagacgatcatagcaGAGACCATTGCGATGCCCAGTTTGAAATCAGTGCAGTGGTTCCCGCAGCTGCAGACTATTGAGTCTGTGAAGTTGACTAACACGCAACTATGGCTGTTGCGTATGATGTTGAGGAGGGGCAAGAACTCGAAACCCGTGGTGCGGGAAAAGagcggtg AAGATGCTCccgcatggaggatgtttgctCCGGATTTCGAGGGTACGGTTGAGACCGTAGTTTGTGCGGATGGTGAACAGGATCACAATACTATCATCCgtagtaacttccgggtgcctactgcggctgcactggcagttgagttgccAGTAGGCAAAG gtgatcttggggccctGGGGGACCCTGAAGCGAAAGGTGTGCCAAAGAGGCAAactgtgaagggcgtgcgctttcgccaaaagaagataaaggaggtcactactgtgcctcatctggtgccgcaggcagcaggtatctctcattcctcttttcgtcgacacaaggattatgtgatagtatctgatacccttgagggtttgggtacagccgcggagtcacgttccggtgctgcgaagaagcaggcGGAAGATGCGGCTGCGGGAGGGACAGCTGCGGGTCCCCCTGTGATTGGTGAGAAGAGGAGGCCAGAGCAAaaagctgctggtggtgttgaAACCAAACGTCGGAGACTAGTAACCAAAAGGTCTGCTCCGACGCAGAAAAAACCTGCGGTTGTCGTTG AGCgtcaagatgaagatttttctatcttcgatgCTCCGGAGTCCCCTCCGCGTGCCATGGGTGCGGGTGGAACGGAGGTGCCGTCGACACCTCCCGTCAAGGTGGTACCTGAGTCAACCGTGCAgaaggagggtaccgcagagaatgcTGCGGCCCAGATATTTGATACCGTCGACTCGTCCAACAacctgatctctcccaatgagggagacGATTTGAGTTTGCGGTTCACTGCTACTGGGAAGCAACATTCTGATGCTGAACCGCAAAAAACTGGCGCTGAAGCGCGGCAGCACGATGCTGGGCCGCAGAAGTCTGCGGTTGATAAAGGTACCagctcgtctgccggtggtgcggg ggggatgatattgctAACGACCCTGCGGCCTGCAGGGAGATCTTGGGCGGTCTGGGGACCCCCTTTGAAGTTGATCGGGCTCGTGCCGCACCGCGggagctgcgtataa